TGTTCGATCCATTCGAATTAGTAGCTGTTAAACTAACGGTATAAGTTCCTGCCGTATTATAAGTTACAACTTGACTTGCAGTGCTTGATGTACCAGGAGTTCCGCTTTGGAATATCCAACTATAGCTCGTTGGTCCGCCAGAGGATGTGCTTGTATAGGTAATTGAAGATCCCTTACATACAGGAGAACTTGTTGCAGTGTAAGAAGCAGTTGGTACTGTAACAGCATAACTCACAATAGGAATTTGCCACATTCCGCGTCCAAAAGTCGCAGCTCTAAGCATTCCTGTCCCATAGTAGATTTCCATTTGTGTTACAATCGCATTAGCCAAACCCGTATTATAAGGTTGCCAAGACCCCAATGTGCTATCTCTATAATAAACACCTACATCCATTCCTGCATAAACTGTTCCTTTGCCGTTTTTCTGATAGGTGATGCAATTGGCTGGTAAGTTAGGCAATCCAGTAGAATAATTCGTCCAAGACGCACCTCCATTTGTTGTTACAAAAATTTTATTTCCAGAAGAATATCCAGAAAACGTAACATACGCAATGTTTGCATTAGTGGGACAAATTGCTACATAACTCGCAGCTGCACTGCCTGTTGGCAATCCGGAGTTAATGGTTGCCCAAGAACCACCTCCATTTGTTGTTTTATAAACACCCGTGTTTTTCACTACATAAATAACGTTGGAATTTGAAGGAGCAATAGCAAACTCGTTTATATAATTAGATCCATCAGGTTGAGTTCCTATTTGATTCCAACTGCCGCCCTGATTGGTGGATTTATACAAATTTGTCATCCCTCCATAAATAGTATTAGTCACGTTTGGATCTTGTTTCCAAGGGGTAGCCCATGCTGTACTTTCAGAGGCAGGAGGACCGATTGAATTCCAAGAAGCACCTCCGTTAGTAGTTACATTGAAATTTCCTTGATATTGTTCTCCATACATAGTATTGTCATTACTGTAATCTATAAAGCATTTCATCCCGTCTCCATAAAGAGATTCGCCCCAATTACTAGTAGATGTCATTAAATTTGTTCCATTGTCTTGCCATCCAGAAAGAGTCTTATTCGCATTGGTAGTGGACATCCCTAATCCATACATTTGTCCGATTTGCAAATTATTGCTTAAATCGTTCCAAGTGGAACCATCATTTGTTGTCGTAAAAATTCCTCCATCACAACCTATAAAAACAGTTGTTCCATTGAGGTATGTAATATTATGAATATCGGCGTGAACATATCCACTTGAGGGGTTAGAAGCCGCCCAATAAGCGATACAATTTGCACCCCATGATGTGCCTCCATTGGTAGATTTCCACACATTAACACCGCCAACAATAATCTCATTGGCATTGGTTGGACTGGCTGCAATAGACAACGTGTAAAAGCCTTGTCCCGCACCTGCATCACTTCCATCTTGATTGAACCCTAATAAATAAGGGCTTTGTGATTCGGTGTGCTTTGCTGTAAAAGAAGTACCACTGTTTGTAGATTGATATACTCCATATAAGGAATAATTACCTCCGTCCGCTGCTGCTACATAAACATAAGCTGGATTTGCAGGTGTAACTGCTAAAGACATCCGAATTAAGCTACCTGAGTTTGGTAAACCAGATGTTACCGTAGTCCAAGTTGTACCACTATTGGTACTCATGTGAAAACTTGTTCCGGTTGCATATAAAGTAGAAGAAGTACCCGGTTTAAATTCCATCGAGAAAATAACATCACCTCCGCTGTAAATGGAGCTCCAAGAAGTTCCTCCGTTGGTGGATTTGATAATTCCAAAATTACCAGCAGCATAAATATTTTGATCGTTGCTCGGATCAATTAATATTCTAGATACAATATCTCCATTACTTATTGTTAAGGAATAAACACTTGTCCAAGTTGTACCGCCATTTGTTGATTTTAAAATACCATAAGATGTAGTGTGCGCAGATCCGCTATAGTAACCATCTTTGTCTCCTGTTGCAGCAAACATAATTTGCGTATTAGTGGCATCAATAGCAATGTCGGAAATCCCCAACTCAGTAAATGCATCGGTATTTGTTGTCCAAGAAGTACCGCCATTTGTTGAATTCCAAATTCCACCATCTGGCGCACCTACCCATAAATTACTCGGATTTGTCGGGTCAATGGTTACGCAATTTACACGACCCACGCCACCGCCCGCCGGTTCGGAATTAGGACCTAAATACGACCATGTATTTGTAGATAAAGTTGATAAAGTAGAAATTGGTTTTAATTTTTGTGCACTTAAATAAGATTGGTAATTAGCGTGCGTTTTTGATAATTGAGACAAATCTCCAGAAGGATAAACCCTTGGCGCAGCAAAATATTCCCACCTTTTAAATAATTCCCAACCCGCATTGTCTTTTTCTTCATCTTCTTCTTTTGCGTCCTTGCGAAGCTTTGCATTATCAGGATCACTGTAAAATGCTTTTTGAATGTCATAAAAATTTCCTGACGTTTTTTTTACCTGCAACCAATTATCATTAAGACTAATTGTTTTTCCGGTCGTCCTTATCCCTTGCGAAAACGTTGTTCCGCTTATTAACAAGGCGATTGAGAGAGGAGTAAAAAATATTTTTTTCATCTGTAATTATGTTTGGTTATGACAAATATGGAAAAAGAAAAATTAGAATCCAA
This genomic window from Bacteroidia bacterium contains:
- a CDS encoding PKD domain-containing protein, coding for MKKIFFTPLSIALLISGTTFSQGIRTTGKTISLNDNWLQVKKTSGNFYDIQKAFYSDPDNAKLRKDAKEEDEEKDNAGWELFKRWEYFAAPRVYPSGDLSQLSKTHANYQSYLSAQKLKPISTLSTLSTNTWSYLGPNSEPAGGGVGRVNCVTIDPTNPSNLWVGAPDGGIWNSTNGGTSWTTNTDAFTELGISDIAIDATNTQIMFAATGDKDGYYSGSAHTTSYGILKSTNGGTTWTSVYSLTISNGDIVSRILIDPSNDQNIYAAGNFGIIKSTNGGTSWSSIYSGGDVIFSMEFKPGTSSTLYATGTSFHMSTNSGTTWTTVTSGLPNSGSLIRMSLAVTPANPAYVYVAAADGGNYSLYGVYQSTNSGTSFTAKHTESQSPYLLGFNQDGSDAGAGQGFYTLSIAASPTNANEIIVGGVNVWKSTNGGTSWGANCIAYWAASNPSSGYVHADIHNITYLNGTTVFIGCDGGIFTTTNDGSTWNDLSNNLQIGQMYGLGMSTTNANKTLSGWQDNGTNLMTSTSNWGESLYGDGMKCFIDYSNDNTMYGEQYQGNFNVTTNGGASWNSIGPPASESTAWATPWKQDPNVTNTIYGGMTNLYKSTNQGGSWNQIGTQPDGSNYINEFAIAPSNSNVIYVVKNTGVYKTTNGGGSWATINSGLPTGSAAASYVAICPTNANIAYVTFSGYSSGNKIFVTTNGGASWTNYSTGLPNLPANCITYQKNGKGTVYAGMDVGVYYRDSTLGSWQPYNTGLANAIVTQMEIYYGTGMLRAATFGRGMWQIPIVSYAVTVPTASYTATSSPVCKGSSITYTSTSSGGPTSYSWIFQSGTPGTSSTASQVVTYNTAGTYTVSLTATNSNGSN